TTTCTAAATACATGGAATTATGCTATAATTGCACTAGTTTTTCTATGAAAGATTttctaaaagtataattttagtaattagaaAGAGAGTTGTCATCAGTCATTATTTTCTGCTTTGTTTTGCTGGTACATTATTCATGagctatatttataaaacacatgtaaattatttcattaaagcataaaaacaataaaatttaagattttgataaaaatcaaatgtttcCACTATAAAAAAGCCTTCCACTATAAAAAAGCTTATgtttttttcctgatgttttctTAAGTGATATACAACTTCATATAtctatattgtattgtattgtatatctATATTTGTTTTTCCAGAAATGGGGGTTCTTTATTAaccatttttgttaaataatcctATGATTTTACATCTGTTTTGAAATTCTGTTTTCTTATGATATCAAAGTTACAGCTCAAACGCATTATAGAAATCTGATCTAATAAATGAACTTTGAATGACcctaattaccatttttttttattttctcagagtgacaataaatttttttcaagactaTAAACAGGACTCAACTttaaacaggattaaaaaaaatgtgattatgcATCATCATGCttctttatttgaataaaatgagaCAGATAAAGAACAACCCAGCtggatttatcattaaatattatacagaacATTCAATGAAACCAATAACAGATAATTTCTTTACACCCACTTATCCACAATATTTCTTTATAAGCATTACCTAtgagttttctttaaattgttaatcGTATTGTTACTTGAACTAACCGAAGCTGAGGTTTTGCTTTACTACTGctttatttccatttttctgttaaataagttgtaaaatatcacttatatcttaaaaacttaatgttctttttcacattaattaatacatttaaaaattacatatacaaaagtAAACATACAGACACAAAAGTAAATACTTCATAGTATGAAGTAAGGCCTAGTAAAATTTGCTGATTACGACTGTTATTGTACACCATGATACTGAATGTAGTGTAGTGTCTTGacaaaagaaaactataaaaacttgACTGGTCTATAAATAACCAACTGAAGAAAGACATCGTTTTAACTCATCCTTTTAGTACTTCAtctctttatttatgtattttgaatgTGGTTacagataaacatatttttctgtttttatgaaattttccaaTGTGTTTCTTATTATTAGGTAGAATGACTTTTACTgtacatgtaataatttttcataaaatcttcacTGCCAAGCCCCCAACTCTTGTTCATATGTTGTCTCCCCCAACTCTTGACATCGCCCACAATTTTCAGTATGCCCATTAGCATAAAATATGTATCACCCTTTTTTGTGTTTTCCTCTTTCTACTGTACACTTTTTTGCCTTTCTTAGTACACTACTACTAAATACTTAAAGTGCTTTTACAATAAAGACTTTATTCAcaacatcaaaaaagaaaaaaaaaaacataaatatacagtaaaaaaaaaaaaaaaaaacagttgtgtaTAGTGGGTATTTGTCTCTGAAAAATATTAGTCAGTGATATCAACTGTAACTAGAAATATTGCTTATAAAACTGCTAATACAGTAGAAttgtagcattattttttttttacaccaattatattttgtatatcattttaatttctactttattattcacttttattgtAGAGCTCAATTTGTTAATATTAGTAGAAAATCAGTGTGGCCTATTGTTCACAGAATTACttacttcaaaaaatgtgtattcttATGAACTTGTTTAATCTTTGATAGCTGGAATATTTCACTCGATAAAATTCAGTCGGTTAAATGGGAGAGGAtccacaaagatttttttataacatagagTTACTGATACAGAAATATTATCAAaactttagatttattattttttaaatactgattccacatcatcatcatcatcatctgaagAAGATAGTTATTGCTTAATATTGGATTGTTAAAGCATAATGTTATTCAGCCTGATAACCTTctgatattgaatttttttcaaatgaaaatttaaaaaattaaatggaagaaataagaagaaatataattctTACTCCAGCATTCTAGAGAGCCTTAGCTCAAGCTTACTAGAGGCCTAATTGATTCTTTGCataccttttcttaattttatcaagatGAAGGTTTCTCACCTTAGTGTAttttatcagtgtttttttttcacaagcagatgttttttaagtaaataaaataaggtaatttttcaatttttaaaattttgtctttttgaaGCAGATATCAAAGTAAAAGACtagtaatttattcataattatttgtttttaattcagcaCAGACTTCAGcgagtaaaaatttaaacttcaaaaatttttttaaatattctttctcactcatacatatatatatatttttttaaatgtattgttgaaggagattttatttttgtttcaatttaggCTATTGTATTAGCTGGTCTTGGAGATATAAATCGTCCGATCGAAAAAGTAAGCATTCCACAATCGGTTGCATTGTTTCTGACAGGTGCTGTGTGGTGTAAATACTCTCTTGATATTATACCAAAGAactggaatttattttttgtaaattttatggttGGGTCTACCAATATTTATCAACTTTCCAGAGCAGCAAGGTAAAGAAATAATTGCTTAcagaaataaagttatataaatttaagaataattttttaataaaagctgaaaatttgtgcaatattgaataaatatttttcagcacGCTTACACATTATTGAACTAACCAACTTTCGCAACTTTCTGTATCTTGAAAATGGCTGCATCTCGCAGATTCTCCATACAGTGGACTTAAAAATGGAGATTCTCTATTCAACCCTTTGATGAATGTTTTTTCTCATGTTGTAGAGAAAGTTCCCTTGGTAGTACGATTctaactttttataaatgaaaaattacattattaacatagatgatttgatgatattttcatttttcttattaatcacTGGTCTGTAAACTTATTAAACGCTAATCAGGATAATAATCTTAATTCTACACTatattacattcaagaatatggtacactgtttttaaacacaacacacatggagtaaaaaaaaaactactttccaccAGCACATCAGGGTCAGCACTGTGGGAGCAACAGGCTCTCTTTCCTTTGCAGCCTCGTGTACAGTTTCCTATAtgcgcatgtgcacaacagctaaacaccatgctgctggaactgtgaagtgcacagttccatataaagatttttgtatcttttcataaactgggggatggctactgacattacgcttaaggattatatgttttacaagtataaagaacaaaattaaagaaaaaaggactcattatattatcGATactatcaagtggaaatagggagtgctgcagttttacagtgcctatatgcgaggTGCCACTGCTCATGCGTATTTTCAACCAAGTTCTTTAGTAATTTATAGGGCTTTATCAAGTATCAAAGGTCCAGAGACCAGAACATTATTAGCACGAGCCCTGCAAAACCAGTCAAGTTAAATCCTTAATTGCTAGGCCTGGCATTTTAAGAAATGCACATTTGTTTAACTGATTGTCATTTTCAGTCCATGACTTTAGGATATCAAGTTTGCTTTTTAAGATATCGCTTATCTGAGTTTTCCCAACATCAATGTTTTACCCTATCATGCACACtgagtttttcatttttgtaactgctactttttcttttaatgtcaagGTTTTACGACTTTGAGATATTTTAAGTTGCTGTAACAGTggttgtaacaatttttataacatgtaatttttttgtaacatttttataaaatgcacaaAATTGAACGCATagtaaatgtacatataaaaagtgtactatgagaaaaata
This DNA window, taken from Lycorma delicatula isolate Av1 chromosome 7, ASM4794821v1, whole genome shotgun sequence, encodes the following:
- the LOC142328423 gene encoding uncharacterized protein LOC142328423, with product MIKFLDKLVPHKLKPLWNHAAGPKTIFFWAPACKWAIVLAGLGDINRPIEKVSIPQSVALFLTGAVWCKYSLDIIPKNWNLFFVNFMVGSTNIYQLSRAARYKYQMSLKNTDSKPDVNDVKKK